The Sabethes cyaneus chromosome 3, idSabCyanKW18_F2, whole genome shotgun sequence DNA window GTTTTCCGTTACACATTCGGTTAGTTTATGCATGTTGGTATGACTTTTCATGATGCAGACTAGAAAAGTGCGGTAATATACACGAAGTGTACATGTAATTGTCATAGCTAAACATTTGTAAGCGGTTTGAATTTACCTTCTAACACGTGCCAGTTATGCGGGCATATTGCCCAGGTTTCGAATTGGTAATGACGCTTACCAAAGCAACAAAATAGTATACCtataataaaagttacaattatttgttACCTAAATGTAGCATAACcattttgatgtttttattattCACTTGTAATTAATTACATTACGTTTACGTTACGTTTTCATACCATGCAACATATTTCTGCTTCTTCCAAACCTATTGTATGAAAATTGTATGCAATTTCGTACAGCACGAACTGTTATACCGAATGATTGCTGTCCCCGCTACTGTTAGAAAGTCGGAAAGTTTCACAACCAATGACACTAGGCGGCAGCATTCACCATCAATTCGTTCACTTTATTCTCACCGCCGCGCCGGCGCTAGATTATTCCATTAAATTCGTATATGAAACGTGGACATAAAATCGGGTGCCCGAGTAATCACGTGTTCGAACTCCAAGTAGGACAACTTGCCGTCACCATCAACGTCCGCTTCTTCGATCACATTGTCGACAATTTGCTGATGTTCCTCCACGGTTAGCTCGCTGCGGGTCAGTGCGGTGATGACATTCAGCAGGTCGGACTGACCAATGAAGCCGTCATTATCGTAATCTGTAACATGACAAATTATTAGGTGTTTAGTACGCTAAAAATGGGTGAGTTGAATTAGATTTGCAACCATTTCACTTAAGATTCGATTGAATTatcaattaaaattgaaatatatTATACAAGCAAGATTCAAGCAAGACCCGTTGGATATTttgtcttgaaaatttgggtagaagtagcttagaatgtattgtttacactgtatttttttatcgctgtcagtttttcgaaaattagtcaaaatggcgtcacccggaaagtaacgtcgcgaattggttttgcgcaagcacctgcaaaatcttcaactctctcatcagggcatcggaaaacaactcggaatcgtgcagtcgaCTGTgagagtagaatcaatatatatagaatgccagtgtcgctgtttttttaAGGAACTCATTgcggtaaacatgatgctaacaatctgtatcaagtctatgaatcgggaacttcattgtcaaagttgctcattgttatttatctgttctttatctgtgcgctggatggtgctgtcatcagtgcgctcatcgctgtcttttcatgccagtgaaatatttttaaacgctaattttcttttcgtccggatgaattgaatcccaaaactgcgcctttttgcaccgattttttcagaaatttgaagcaagcgaagtttacaaTCACATTAGAACATTAGGTTATTTAGGTAACATTTCGTAAcaggacaccatcgcagaaataccgctttttccaccatgttttaatatgtgtacacttcaatgtgctaattattaaaCTACAGAGAATTACATTTTCTTTGTAGTTCAATAATCGCTGGTTCATATCCAGTATAATATAAGTTGAAATATGCAGTTTCAAATTCCAACTTCTTGGTGTAGTGCGTGGAATGTGCCAAAAGGAGGCGGATCGACAGGTAACCTTGGAGCGCCTTTGGAATATAGTAATATCCCAGCCAGTGACCGGAATGGTTACAgtttttctatacatttatcAGCATGCAATGCCACGCCTTAACTAATACTATTGCTCTGTACTGTTTCTGCATCGACAGTGCCTCTCTCTTGTAAGTGCCGAGACTAGCCCAAATGCGTACATGatgataaacaaacattttcgtacgtgaGCTGGTCATTCACACAAAATGCCGTGTACAAATGACATTtgtcgctttttgcttacagttgtagttggaatagtatggacaaaAGATAGCGAATAAGGCGTATTGGGaaccttcttatttaaaaccgtgttCTTTGGTGGAAACCTGTATGTTTCGCTTACGTGCacaacagcaaaagagaatacaaaaaagtgtctTCAAGACTTGTGACTTTTTCTCCCCCATATCGAAGAGTGTACGACACGTGGTTTCGTGTACCAGTAACATGCCGCAAGACTGGTGGCAAGAAAAAATggtaaatgtcttcaaatttttgtcaccaaccagtacatttaacaaCCCTGCACCCTGGTTCCAGCACATGACCTCCAAGAAATCGAATTGTAAAGACCAACATAGTCGCCGCTGGTAAGGACAGCCTACCCGCTACCCCTAGCGGCAGTGCTTTGTAACCATAtccgagaaacgctagcaacggTTCTTTTTTCGGCTCGACTACTGAAACTATTGCAGCATAACACTGGTAAACGCCTACTCTTCCAGATTCAAATAAGCCACTTGTCACCGACAggacaaggtttcgtagggaattttcaggcgggcttcatgagaGTTCGCGCAACTACAGACCATATTTTTACTATCCAAGATCGAACAGATCTtgaagaaatgtcgggagtataatGTGCCCACGTATCGCATCTTTGTTGATTTcgaagcagtatacgatacagtcgatcgatacCAACTCTAAAAGATAATGTACGAGCactgttttccggataaactgacacgACTGGTCAGAActatattggatcgagtgatgtgtttcgcgcgcatctcgaggacactctcgagtcccttcgagacgcggcaagAGTTCCTGCATGctgcttatcctgcatgctgttcaacagacTGAAACCGGAGTCTGGAAGGATTGGGCTGGGAATAAATCCTTCAGTGGTCAAATACgtgataggaagaggctccaagaaAACAAACTACGattgacgaactagaagtggtttaGGCTTCGTTTAATTGTTTTAACTGTGGGTGAAACCAACATTTTACTGGCGAAAAAAATTACTAGACTTTTCAAAAActaccaaaacaaaaaaaaatcaacttagCAATTACTAAGACATTTTTGATCTGCTATGAACAAGTTTCAATCTAAATCAAAAGTTTATATTGTAAGGGGTTCCaatgcaaaacattgaaaaattaTCCACCATTTTGAAAATCAAAGATCAAAATTCGCTAGTCTAGCAGATCTGGCACGAAAATCATGTGCTAAAATAGGCGAATCCTCATCGATTACTCTTGAACTAAGAATAAACCTTTTCTCTaatggtccgatcactttgattcaattttaattcatttgacagtaccgtctcagccgagcaaaatttgacaaagtaaaGTTATTAAACCAAACAGGTTGCGAGAACCACCCTTGCTGTTGAATCTAGATTGCTGGTTTTTTAAATACCATACACTTTTCGATAGACGATTACACAGAAACCCACCACGAAAAATCTACCCACTGATTTATAAATCACGAAGCAGCAAGCAAGACATTCATCTCAACCATTCTTTTCCAGTATTGAAATATTCACTAACGAATTAGTTTGAATCACCACAATAACGAATTCTTCGCGAGGAAAACTAGTGTTGAGCAATTCAAAACTTTCACAAACACGTGTCTACACTCACCATAAATTTTAAAAGCATAAAACACCTTAATATCTCGCGGTGCCTGCTCGCTAAAAACGGACAGCAAATCCAGGAAGTCCTCGAACGTTAAATTTCCATCATGGTCGCGCGAGAACGCTTGACACATTCGTCCTTTGAAAGGGTTCTCCACTAACTCCGGCAATTTACCGATCCGTTCACTTGGCACCCGGATCGAAGTGGCTTGCCCCTCGGTCATCACCAAAGGGACCAGCTCGGGACTGGCCTCCCGAAATCGCTTGTGTACCCTCAGGATCTCTTTGCGAGTAAAGAACGTACAATCCTGATAGTCCTCCAACTGTTGATCGGTAAAAGTTACCACCTTGTTGCCCATTTCCAGTTCTTCAGATCAGATACGACTTGAACGCTCGAGCTCTTTCACACTACTGGCATCGCGAAAGCTGCAGCATGATGGACGTCAGGAAATTAAATCCAATTATTAAACACTCCCAGGAGAAGTAGTAGTAAAAGAGCTACTATATTCAACTACTCCCCCGTGGGGGACCCTAACGGCACTGACATGCTGTGCATTCCTCCATTCGGAAATATGACACGCAAGGGGCGAACGGGCTGCACCACATTGAAATGCCTCCTGAATGGAAGGAATATGTGGGATGGTAATCACCTTGATGTGTGGTTTGATAAGACGGGCGCCGCGAAAATATATCACACCTTCTGGTGCTATTCACAGCCCCACATTCTAGGGATTGGCATCCTTAGGTGAGATAGCAGCGGACGAAAGACAGAGTAGTATTTCAGTCTTCGACGAACTGTGATGGTGACTTTCAGTGGAATGACTTAATAGGCCATTTTATAACTATAGCATTGAAACAGTGAGCATAATAAAATACAGTTAATCAACATAATTCAGTAATTCAGTCGTAGTCTTAGTTGTAGTCATTTGAAGGGctttaatatcttttgatagCTTATTATGTCTGTACAACATGGCTGTACTATATGGCAATATTGGATTGGGATTGTGGGTGCAACACTCCCAGTATTTATGATTAATAGCACTTTAATACAactatttttactatatttgtGGCTGAAAATTTAAATATCGTCGCATGCATGCAATGACCTAAATTAATAATTCATGAGCGGCTTGTCAAAGGATCGttattaataaattcaaccggggagaaaataaacaaaattatgtCAGGATGTGTTAAAAATAACACGATTAAAAATATGAtcttaattaattaataaaGGTGAATAGAAATATCAATTACTTACGATCTTTGATGATTGTTAATATATTTCTACCGATGAATACTCGTtattaattaaaacaaaaactCAAAATGACGCTAAGACTTGACTGGAGTTGACTCGCTTTTAATCGTTACTAGGTAAATAGGTGCTTTTgtcgtttaaattttttttagatgAATTGTGAAAGTTAGAAATT harbors:
- the LOC128743816 gene encoding calcium and integrin-binding family member 2, with product MGNKVVTFTDQQLEDYQDCTFFTRKEILRVHKRFREASPELVPLVMTEGQATSIRVPSERIGKLPELVENPFKGRMCQAFSRDHDGNLTFEDFLDLLSVFSEQAPRDIKVFYAFKIYDYDNDGFIGQSDLLNVITALTRSELTVEEHQQIVDNVIEEADVDGDGKLSYLEFEHVITRAPDFMSTFHIRI